A window from Streptomyces subrutilus encodes these proteins:
- the pafA gene encoding Pup--protein ligase translates to MDRRIFGLENEYGVTCTFRGQRRLSPDEVARYLFRRVVSWGRSSNVFLRNGARLYLDVGSHPEYATPECDNLTELVTHDKAGERILEGLLVDAERRLHEEGIAGDVYLFKNNTDSAGNSYGCHENYLVARHGEFSRLADILIPFLVTRQLICGAGKVLQTPRGAVYCVSQRAEHIWEGVSSATTRSRPIINTRDEPHADAERYRRLHVIVGDSNMSETTMLLKVGATDLVLRMIEAGTVMRDLTLENPIRAIREVSHDITGQRKVRLASGREASALEIQREYYDKAVDFAERRGIRTGVVDQVLELWGRTLDAIEAEDLDRIGTEIDWVMKYQLIERYRAKHNMTMSNPRVAQIDLAYHDIHRRRGLYYLLERKGQAARICNDLKIFEGKSVPPQTTRARLRGDFIRRAQEQRRDFTVDWVHLKLNDQAQRTVLCKDPFRSVDDRVEKLIAGM, encoded by the coding sequence ATGGACCGCCGCATTTTCGGGCTGGAGAACGAGTACGGCGTCACGTGCACGTTCAGGGGACAGCGCCGACTGTCTCCTGACGAAGTGGCGCGCTACCTCTTCCGCCGTGTTGTGTCATGGGGCCGCAGCAGCAATGTCTTCCTGCGGAACGGCGCCCGCCTGTACCTCGATGTGGGTTCGCATCCGGAATACGCCACACCGGAATGCGACAACCTGACCGAACTGGTCACCCACGACAAGGCCGGCGAGCGCATTCTCGAAGGACTGCTCGTCGACGCCGAACGCCGCCTGCACGAGGAGGGAATCGCGGGCGACGTCTATCTCTTCAAGAACAACACCGACTCGGCGGGCAATTCGTACGGCTGCCACGAGAACTACCTGGTGGCCCGGCACGGAGAATTCTCCCGCCTGGCGGACATCCTCATTCCGTTCCTCGTCACGCGGCAGCTGATCTGCGGCGCGGGCAAGGTGCTGCAGACGCCGCGGGGCGCGGTCTACTGCGTGAGCCAGCGGGCCGAGCACATCTGGGAGGGCGTCAGCTCCGCGACGACCCGCTCCCGGCCGATCATCAACACCCGGGACGAGCCGCACGCCGACGCCGAGCGCTACCGCCGGCTGCACGTGATCGTCGGGGACTCGAACATGTCCGAGACGACCATGCTGCTCAAGGTCGGGGCGACCGACCTGGTGCTGCGCATGATCGAGGCGGGCACGGTGATGCGGGACCTGACCCTGGAGAACCCGATCCGGGCCATCCGCGAGGTCAGCCACGACATCACGGGCCAGCGCAAGGTGCGCCTGGCCAGCGGCCGCGAGGCCTCCGCGCTGGAGATCCAGCGCGAGTACTACGACAAGGCGGTGGACTTCGCCGAGCGCCGGGGCATCCGCACCGGCGTCGTGGACCAGGTGCTGGAGCTGTGGGGCCGGACCCTCGACGCCATCGAGGCGGAGGACCTGGACCGGATCGGGACCGAGATCGACTGGGTCATGAAGTACCAGCTGATCGAGCGGTACCGGGCCAAGCACAACATGACCATGTCGAACCCGCGGGTCGCCCAGATAGACCTCGCCTACCACGACATCCACCGCCGGCGCGGGCTCTACTACCTGCTGGAGCGCAAGGGGCAGGCCGCGCGGATCTGCAACGACCTCAAGATCTTCGAGGGCAAGTCGGTGCCCCCGCAGACCACGCGGGCCCGGCTGCGCGGCGACTTCATCCGCCGGGCGCAGGAGCAGCGCCGGGACTTCACGGTCGACTGGGTGCACCTGAAGCTGAACGACCAGGCCCAGCGGACGGTGCTGTGCAAGGACCCGTTCCGGTCGGTGGACGACCGGGTGGAGAAGCTGATCGCCGGGATGTAG
- a CDS encoding MFS transporter: MAAGYAELLRTRHAARLLVGTLLGRLPNAVAPIAIVLFTRAEGGSYSLAGALAAVYGVGNAVGQPLLGRAVDLFGQPRVQLPAAVVSALAMVWLAAAGTGSAPAAYTAVALAGLCTPPLEGGLRALWPGVLGGKEDRVHAAYAMDAVAQEVMFTVGPLLVTLCAALWDPAAALLVINAIGVLGALSVVVSEPSRTWTSEPREAHWLGALRSRGLLALLGAFFFVGTALGSITVAGVAYADDHGDQAVYGWLMAALGLGALIGGVCYGARRWGGTPEGRLRLLVALLAVCYLPLMLTPGPVAMAGLAALAGVFLAPSLACAFIVVDRHAPVGTVTEAFSWLVTFFGVGAAIGTGAAGPAVELGGTAAGFAVAGAAGAAALLVLTLTQRALAAPARGAAAAPAPEGASEAAPEPGSGVRPAG, translated from the coding sequence ATGGCCGCGGGATACGCGGAGCTGCTCAGGACCCGGCACGCCGCGAGGCTGCTGGTGGGCACGCTCTTGGGCCGGCTGCCGAACGCCGTGGCCCCCATCGCCATCGTGCTGTTCACCCGCGCCGAGGGGGGCAGCTACAGCCTGGCGGGCGCGCTGGCGGCCGTGTACGGCGTGGGCAACGCGGTGGGTCAGCCGTTGCTGGGCCGGGCCGTGGACCTGTTCGGGCAGCCGCGCGTGCAGCTGCCCGCGGCCGTGGTCTCGGCGCTCGCCATGGTGTGGCTGGCCGCCGCCGGCACCGGGTCCGCGCCCGCCGCGTACACCGCGGTGGCCCTGGCCGGGCTCTGCACGCCGCCGCTGGAGGGCGGGTTGCGCGCCCTGTGGCCCGGCGTGCTGGGCGGCAAGGAGGACCGGGTGCACGCCGCGTACGCGATGGACGCGGTGGCCCAGGAGGTCATGTTCACCGTGGGGCCGCTGCTGGTGACGCTGTGCGCGGCGCTGTGGGACCCGGCCGCGGCCCTGCTGGTGATCAACGCCATAGGCGTGCTGGGCGCGCTGTCGGTCGTGGTCAGCGAGCCCTCGCGGACCTGGACCTCGGAGCCCCGGGAGGCGCACTGGCTGGGCGCCCTGCGCTCGCGCGGGCTGCTGGCGCTGCTCGGCGCCTTCTTCTTCGTGGGCACGGCCCTGGGCTCCATCACGGTGGCGGGCGTGGCCTACGCCGACGACCACGGCGACCAGGCGGTGTACGGCTGGCTGATGGCCGCCCTGGGCCTGGGCGCCCTGATCGGCGGGGTCTGCTACGGCGCGCGCCGGTGGGGCGGTACGCCGGAGGGGCGGCTGCGGCTGCTGGTCGCGCTGCTGGCCGTCTGCTACCTGCCGCTGATGCTGACGCCGGGACCCGTCGCGATGGCGGGGCTGGCGGCGCTGGCGGGCGTGTTCCTGGCGCCCTCGCTCGCCTGCGCGTTCATCGTGGTGGACCGGCACGCTCCGGTCGGCACCGTGACGGAGGCGTTCTCCTGGCTGGTGACCTTCTTCGGGGTGGGCGCGGCGATCGGTACGGGCGCGGCCGGGCCCGCGGTGGAGCTGGGCGGTACGGCGGCGGGCTTCGCGGTGGCCGGTGCGGCCGGCGCCGCCGCGCTGCTGGTCCTGACGCTCACTCAGCGGGCGCTGGCGGCCCCGGCCCGCGGCGCGGCGGCGGCGCCCGCGCCCGAGGGGGCGTCAGAGGCCGCCCCGGAGCCGGGATCCGGGGTCCGTCCGGCGGGCTGA